A window from Sphingobacterium hotanense encodes these proteins:
- a CDS encoding complex I subunit 4 family protein, producing MGLLSLLIFLPIIALAGILVLPSRFNQSYKYIALLITFIQLGVSGYLYSQYNPNIAGFNQLSGYQFVEQLPWIRLDLGSIGKLEIDYFLGVDGFSLPLLVLSAFVMLMAVGASWNISKSVKGYFALLMLLNTAIMGIFCSLDLFLFYVFYEVMLLPLYFLIGIWGGARREYAAIKFFLYTLFGSVFMLLIIVGLYFSVVNPHTGAHTFNILYMMNPENYVNGSFFDYLANSYEVFGIPARMIGFIVLFVAFAIKIPIVPLHTWLPDAHVEAPTPVSIILAGILLKIGGYGIIRICIGIFPDAAAEANWWLALIGIISILYGAFNALAQTDLKRMIAYSSVSHMGFVLLGIASLTAESISGAMFQMLSHGFLSAALFFLVGVLYDRVHDRFIYNFRGLANIMPKYTAYVAIAFFASLGLPGFSAFIGEAFVIIGTFNAESVGTGIPRWMAIFGSLGILLSAAYFLWTLQRMFFGETRLKGGEEWAVSLKDLTIREQLILFPALALALMLGVMPSLVFDPLNSSVISLLNIVSNYF from the coding sequence ATGGGACTATTATCCTTACTTATTTTCCTTCCGATCATAGCTCTGGCTGGTATCTTGGTTCTACCAAGCCGCTTCAATCAAAGCTATAAATATATTGCGCTGTTGATCACCTTTATTCAGCTAGGTGTTTCGGGCTATTTATATAGTCAGTATAATCCGAATATAGCCGGGTTCAATCAGCTATCGGGCTATCAATTTGTAGAGCAATTGCCTTGGATTCGACTAGACTTAGGTTCGATTGGAAAACTGGAGATTGACTATTTCCTAGGTGTCGATGGGTTTTCTTTACCCTTACTTGTTTTAAGTGCTTTTGTCATGCTGATGGCAGTAGGTGCCTCGTGGAACATCAGTAAAAGTGTCAAAGGCTATTTCGCGTTGTTAATGCTGTTGAATACGGCTATTATGGGAATTTTCTGCTCGTTAGATCTATTTCTTTTCTACGTATTCTACGAAGTGATGTTATTGCCATTGTACTTCTTAATCGGCATCTGGGGTGGCGCACGCAGAGAATACGCAGCTATTAAATTCTTTTTATATACGCTCTTTGGATCGGTATTCATGCTATTGATTATTGTAGGCTTATATTTCTCTGTAGTCAATCCTCATACCGGTGCACATACGTTCAACATCCTTTACATGATGAACCCGGAGAATTATGTGAATGGATCGTTTTTCGACTATCTGGCAAACAGCTATGAGGTCTTTGGTATCCCTGCGCGTATGATTGGGTTTATCGTCCTGTTCGTAGCTTTTGCTATTAAGATACCGATTGTTCCGTTGCATACCTGGTTACCCGATGCTCACGTTGAAGCGCCTACTCCTGTTTCGATCATACTAGCAGGTATTCTATTAAAGATCGGGGGTTATGGGATAATTCGTATCTGTATAGGTATTTTCCCAGATGCAGCCGCAGAGGCGAACTGGTGGTTAGCTTTGATTGGAATTATTTCCATCCTATACGGAGCTTTCAATGCATTAGCTCAGACCGATTTAAAGCGCATGATAGCCTATTCTTCGGTTTCCCATATGGGATTCGTTTTGTTAGGAATAGCATCATTAACAGCAGAGAGTATCTCTGGTGCAATGTTCCAAATGTTAAGCCATGGGTTCTTATCTGCGGCCCTTTTCTTCTTAGTTGGTGTACTTTACGACCGCGTACATGATCGATTTATCTACAACTTCCGAGGTCTAGCGAACATAATGCCTAAGTACACAGCCTATGTTGCTATTGCATTCTTTGCCTCTTTAGGGCTTCCTGGATTCTCTGCCTTCATCGGAGAAGCATTTGTAATCATCGGAACATTTAACGCAGAAAGCGTCGGTACTGGCATCCCTCGTTGGATGGCAATCTTCGGTTCTCTAGGTATTCTATTATCTGCAGCCTATTTCCTTTGGACTTTACAACGTATGTTCTTTGGTGAAACAAGATTGAAAGGAGGCGAAGAATGGGCGGTATCTCTTAAAGATCTAACAATTAGAGAACAGTTGATCCTATTCCCGGCTTTGGCATTAGCACTGATGTTAGGTGTTATGCCATCTCTAGTATTCGATCCATTGAATAGCTCGGTAATTAGTTTGTTGAACATAGTCTCTAATTATTTCTAG
- a CDS encoding NADH-quinone oxidoreductase subunit N translates to MNDFTPHITHFIDSILASVGFFKTELILAIGFLLCVFSSLFFDRKWKDSSFSIAILTLIAALICSFLQYEDLGTGFFGMLQIDNMALLSKTLILIGLLVSAVMIRQHFEKRETKKRKGDLYSILIGSSIGLLILVMTSNWLLAFIAIEMVSISSYILVGYFAEDKKQTEAAMKYALFGSACAAIMLYGLSLLYGFTGVLDFADTRHIQGLIDSPKVMSSIAILFMLTGIGFKLSFVPFHLWTPDVYEGAPTPITAFLSTVPKIAAIVLFARLAASYGTTLFYFSDIFVLFLTIVAIVSMLAGNLIALRQYNVKRMMAYSSIGHTGFLLMAVVGYMGGHQDTLLFYLFVYTLMNLAAFGFIDILEQKYAANEFSDYTGMGKRMPIIFTLFSIVGISLVGLPPTAGFIGKLLVFSSIFEIFQQNEEATHLWLLIIGALTSVISLFYYFKIPLFAFLKHKSENESLGGPTITATYVIAVVLALLLLLFGIFPTIIINFFQQ, encoded by the coding sequence ATGAATGATTTTACGCCACATATCACCCACTTTATTGATTCGATTCTAGCGTCTGTAGGGTTCTTCAAAACAGAGCTTATTCTAGCTATTGGATTTTTATTATGTGTTTTTAGCAGCTTATTTTTCGATCGGAAATGGAAAGACAGCTCATTTAGCATTGCGATTCTAACACTGATAGCGGCATTGATATGCAGTTTCCTTCAATATGAGGACTTAGGAACTGGGTTCTTTGGCATGCTACAGATTGATAACATGGCATTGCTCTCCAAGACGCTAATCCTGATTGGGCTTCTTGTATCTGCTGTTATGATACGGCAGCATTTTGAAAAGCGCGAGACGAAAAAGCGTAAGGGTGATTTGTATAGTATTTTGATAGGATCATCCATTGGCTTACTGATCTTGGTGATGACCAGCAATTGGTTATTAGCTTTTATCGCTATAGAAATGGTGTCCATATCCTCCTATATCCTAGTCGGCTATTTTGCGGAGGATAAAAAGCAAACGGAAGCCGCCATGAAATATGCGTTATTCGGTTCTGCTTGTGCTGCAATTATGCTCTACGGCTTATCGCTGCTCTACGGCTTTACGGGAGTACTCGATTTTGCGGATACCCGACATATTCAAGGCTTAATCGACTCGCCTAAAGTGATGAGCAGTATTGCCATTCTCTTTATGTTGACTGGTATCGGATTTAAACTAAGTTTTGTGCCATTTCATCTTTGGACACCTGATGTTTATGAAGGTGCCCCAACTCCGATAACGGCTTTCCTATCCACCGTTCCAAAGATCGCCGCTATCGTGCTCTTTGCAAGATTAGCAGCATCCTATGGAACGACTTTATTTTATTTCTCCGATATCTTCGTTCTATTTTTAACGATTGTAGCTATCGTAAGTATGTTAGCGGGAAATTTGATTGCACTACGCCAGTACAATGTGAAACGAATGATGGCCTACTCGTCAATTGGCCATACGGGCTTTCTCTTGATGGCGGTCGTTGGATATATGGGCGGGCATCAAGATACCCTCCTGTTTTATTTATTTGTATACACATTGATGAACCTTGCCGCCTTCGGCTTTATTGATATACTTGAGCAAAAATATGCTGCCAACGAATTCTCTGACTATACCGGGATGGGAAAACGTATGCCTATCATCTTTACATTATTTAGCATTGTCGGGATTTCATTAGTCGGACTTCCCCCTACAGCAGGGTTCATCGGGAAATTGCTTGTGTTTTCTTCTATTTTTGAAATCTTCCAACAGAATGAAGAAGCGACGCATTTATGGCTATTAATCATCGGAGCATTGACCTCGGTCATTTCCCTATTTTATTATTTCAAAATACCTTTATTTGCCTTCTTAAAGCATAAATCTGAAAATGAATCACTTGGGGGGCCGACGATAACTGCAACCTATGTCATTGCAGTAGTACTAGCGCTCCTGCTGCTTTTATTCGGAATCTTCCCAACAATAATTATCAATTTCTTTCAACAATAA